A stretch of the Osmerus eperlanus chromosome 10, fOsmEpe2.1, whole genome shotgun sequence genome encodes the following:
- the hsd17b12b gene encoding very-long-chain 3-oxoacyl-CoA reductase-B: MSSNGELILRTVETPLFWIGVLTTAWVSVCSIYRLLSGIRVWVLGNGRLVSPTNLGKWAVVTGATDGIGKAYAEELARRGFSIVLISRTQEKLDEVSKSIESTCGVETKTIAADFSALDIYHKIEAGLAGLEIGVLVNNVGISYSYPEFFLNVPNLDSFIDTMININITSVCQMTRLVLPRMVERKKGAILNISSASGMYPVPLLTIYSASKAFVDFFSRGLDAEYKSKGIIIQSVLPFYVATKLSKIRRATLDKPSPQRYVAAELNTVGLESQTNGYLPHSILGWLTTALLPARLLNSYVMGMSLSQRSRYLKKQKQG, translated from the exons ATGTCGTCGAACGGAGAGCTTATTCTGCGCACGGTGGAAACGCCACTTTTTTGGATTGGTGTATTGACTACGGCCTGGGTGTCAGTGTGCTCCATTTATCGATTGCTCTCCGGGATCAGGGTATGGGTACTGGGGAACGGCCGGTTGGTATCACCAACTAACCTCGGAAAATGGGCAG TTGTGACGGGAGCTACGGACGGAATCGGGAAAGCCTACGCGGAGGAG CTCGCTCGTCGGGGCTTTTCTATTGTGCTCATCAGCCGTACTCAGGAAAAGCTGGATGAAGTCTCCAAGTCAATTG AAAGTACATGCGGTGTTGAGACCAAAACCATTGCAGCAGACTTCAGTGCTCTAGACATTTATCATAAGATTGAAGCTGGTCTTGCTGGACTAGAGATTGGTGTATTAG TGAATAATGTTGGAATCTCCTACTCTTACCCAGAATTCTTCCTCAATGTTCCCAATCTGGACAGT tTCATAGACACTATGATCAACATCAACATCACATCTGTCTGTCAG aTGACACGTTTGGTGCTACCCCGgatggtggagag AAAGAAGGGTGCCATCCTTAACATCTCCTCAGCCAGTGGAATGTATCCTGTTCCCCTCCTCACTATCTACTCCGCCTCCAAG GCATTTGTGGACTTCTTCTCCCGGGGGCTAGATGCTGAGTACAAGAGCAAAGGCATCATCATTCAG AGCGTCCTGCCATTCTACGTGGCAACCAAGCTGAGCAAGATCCGCCGGGCCACGCTTGACAAGCCCAGCCCACAGCGCTATGTGGCTGCAGAGCTCAATACGGTCGGACTGGAGAGTCAGACCAACGGCTACCTACCCCATTCTATCTTG GGATGGTTGACCACAGCCCTGCTTCCTGCAAGGCTCCTGAACAGTTATGTGATGGGAATGAGCTTGTCTCAGCGCTCTCGCTACCTGAAGAAACAGAAGCAGGGTTAA